The DNA window CTTTTAAGCAGTATGTAAAACCCGATGTTTCCGAAAATTGCGATTGCTCCTGTCACTATATATATCGCAAGCTTGTCGACAAGGCCCAATCTGAATAATATTGATGTCAAAAAGCAGACTAACGGGGATAGGTAGATTGTTCCTGTAGAACGTATGTTTTCTCCTGTGGAATAGTAAATCGCATTTAGAAGATACACATAAACGTCCGAACAGTATATTCCAAAATTATAGTTAAATATTATATAATTGCAGGTTAGTGCAATGCTGAATATTGTAACTATAGCCAAGTAGTAGTAATCTTTTTTATTTAAATTAAAATCTTTTAACATTATACTATTATTTGTTATTTTGATAATAAAACTTTTTCAAAGATATTTTAAAATCAGAATGAACCGACAGCAAATGCAACGAATGCGATAAGCATTCCGATCTTTAAAAATTTAGATGATTTTCCTGCAGTTTTTTCATCCTGTGATTTGACAATTATTGCAGCGCTGTATAGGAATAAAATTACTGCAACTGCTATTATGACTAGATATAATACTCCAAATACATGGTAAAAATATAATAAAGGACATAATGCGCAGTCAATCAAAATCAGTACTGTTGCAAGCAGTGCCGGGATTTTAGTCCCAATCATTATAGGTAAGGTTTTTGCTCCGTCTGCCTTGTCTCCTTCAATATCCTCTATATCTTTTATTATTTCACGTGCGGTTGTCATGACGAATGCAAAGAATCCCAAAAATATTGAGGTCATTATGATGTTTGGGTTGTTTATGCAGAATCCTCCGAACACGAATCCGAAACCTGTCATGAATCCGACAGCAAGGTTTCCAACCAATGGGGTTGACTTTAGCCTGTATGCATATAGGTATAGTACGATGTCTGCAAAAAGCACAATGCCTAATGGGATCCAGTTGTTTGTAATGTAGCTAATTAAAAATCCGCATACCGTTCCGGCTAAAAAGAGAAGGTATCCATACTTTTCACCGTTTTCAAGTGAAATTCTGCCTGAGGGAATCGGCCTTTCGGGTTTGTTTATCAGATCAATATTGTAGTCGAAATAATCATTTATAACATTTCCGGCAGCGGTTTCAAAAAATACCGCCATCATTGCCAAAATTATTGGTATGCTTAAAGTTTTATCAATCAATGCAACTAAAATGATTGTTATTGCACCCATAAGGGCATTTCCAGGTCTTAAAATTTCAATATATGGATTCATACTGTTTCCTCAAATTTTTTTCCGCAACATTTTAGGTTATCATTATAATATTTGGAATAATAATCATATAACTTTTTTTTATACTGAGTGCATTGAAACACGATTCACATAGAACCTATTACGCAAATATCTTTCGATGATGCAATCGTTTATCTTAAAAAAATTTTGAATTCAAATAACTTTAATTTAAATTGCTGCAAAACAATAATTATATAAAGTATATTAGATAACATAATATTAGTATTTTATTTATTAAAGTATAATTTTATTAATTTATTAGCTGGTGTTTATATTGGATAAAATAAAAATAGCGATTGTAGGATTAGGGAATTGTGCAAGTTCTTTAATCCAAGGAATATATTATTATGAAGGTAAAAATCCTGAAGATGCAATAGGATTAATGCATTGGGATATTGGAGGTTACACTCCAAGTGATATTGAAGTTGTAGCTGCTTTTGATGTGGATGCAAGAAAAGTTGGAAAAACCATTGATGAAGCAATATTTGCAAAACCAAACTGTACAACAATATTCCAGAAAGACATTCCAAAGACTGATGTTAAAGTAAGCATGGGTCACGTTTTAGACGGTGTGGCCGAACACATGTCAAAATATGATGATGAATACACATTCGTCGTAAGTGACGAGGAACCTGTAGATGTTGTAAGCGTCTTAAAGGAAAGCGGTGCTGAAATATTAGTAAACTACTTGCCTGTAGGTTCTGAAGAAGCAGCAAGATACTATGCTCAATGTGCTCTTGATGCAGGAGTTGCATATGTTAACTGTATGCCCGTATTTATCGTAAGTGATGATGAATGGGATGCTAAATTCAAAGCAAAAGGAATTCCTATTGTTGGTGACGATATTAAAGCTCAAATCGGTGCTACTATCACACACAGAACACTAGCTAGTTTATTCATGGATAGGGGAGTTAAATTAGACAAGACCTATCAAATCAATACTGGTGGTAACACTGACTTCTTAAACATGCTTAATCGTGAAAGACTGGACTCCAAAAAGGAATCCAAAACAGAAGCTGTTCAATCCGTATTAACTGAAAGAATGGATGACAGAGATATTCACATTGGACCTAGTGATTATGTCCCATGGCAAAATGACAACAAGTTATGTTTCCTTAGAATGGAAGGCCGCACATTTGGTGACGTTCCAATGAATATTGAACTCAGATTAAGTGTGGAAGACTCTCCAAACTCTGCTGGATGTGTAATTGATGCTGTAAGATGTTGTAAAATAGGTTTAGAAAGAGGCATTGGTGGACAATTAACTTCAATTTCCTCATACACCATGAAACATCCTCCAATTCAATTCACTGACGATGAAGCATATCAAAACGTTGAAAAATTCATTTCCGGAGAACTGGAAAGATAATTTTTCAATTTCTACTTTTTTTTAACTTTTTTTCTTTAACTTTTTTTCATTTCCTATTTTTGACCCAATTTTTATATATTACAAAAAACAAATATCATAGTTGGATAATTTATGATTATTTAATAAATTAAAATAGAAAGAGGTGTAATTAATGGCAAAAGTAAGATTTACAGAAACAGCTCTTCGTGATGCTCACCAATCCTTGCTTGCAACTCGGATGCGTACTAGGGACATGATTCCTATTGCTGAAGTGATGGATAAAGTTGGATATTTCTCTGTTGAAGCTTGGGGTGGAGCTACTTT is part of the uncultured Methanobrevibacter sp. genome and encodes:
- a CDS encoding inositol-3-phosphate synthase, coding for MDKIKIAIVGLGNCASSLIQGIYYYEGKNPEDAIGLMHWDIGGYTPSDIEVVAAFDVDARKVGKTIDEAIFAKPNCTTIFQKDIPKTDVKVSMGHVLDGVAEHMSKYDDEYTFVVSDEEPVDVVSVLKESGAEILVNYLPVGSEEAARYYAQCALDAGVAYVNCMPVFIVSDDEWDAKFKAKGIPIVGDDIKAQIGATITHRTLASLFMDRGVKLDKTYQINTGGNTDFLNMLNRERLDSKKESKTEAVQSVLTERMDDRDIHIGPSDYVPWQNDNKLCFLRMEGRTFGDVPMNIELRLSVEDSPNSAGCVIDAVRCCKIGLERGIGGQLTSISSYTMKHPPIQFTDDEAYQNVEKFISGELER
- a CDS encoding UbiA family prenyltransferase, which codes for MNPYIEILRPGNALMGAITIILVALIDKTLSIPIILAMMAVFFETAAGNVINDYFDYNIDLINKPERPIPSGRISLENGEKYGYLLFLAGTVCGFLISYITNNWIPLGIVLFADIVLYLYAYRLKSTPLVGNLAVGFMTGFGFVFGGFCINNPNIIMTSIFLGFFAFVMTTAREIIKDIEDIEGDKADGAKTLPIMIGTKIPALLATVLILIDCALCPLLYFYHVFGVLYLVIIAVAVILFLYSAAIIVKSQDEKTAGKSSKFLKIGMLIAFVAFAVGSF